The DNA segment ATCCCATTTGAAAAAAGGCTTTAAGATTAGGAGTGGCAAAATCTACAATTTGGTAcatcctgagaaagaaagaaagcaccaGTGAATTCAGCAATAAAGAGAAGAAaggcccacaaacaaacagcaactgaacGCCTCTGCAGTAAAGACCTGGCAGagcataaaaaaggagaaaatccagcatctggtgatgtccatgagttcaagacttcaggGTGTCACTGCCACCAAAATattagaaattaacattttattttcatttattcaaCTTTCCCAATTAATCTTGAGCTCTTGAAATGAATTCATTGTGAGGAGCTAAAGAATTTTAGTTCCTCACATTTTATACAGTCTTTTTGTTCAACCCACTGAATTAAAGCTTAAAGTCTGCATTTCAACTACATCtgagttgtttcatttaaagtTCATTGTGGTAATGTACAGAACCAATTTAGGTTGACCTAATTTAATTGTGACCTGGTTGCTATAGTTACAAACggcttatttatttaataaataggCACGGATAGACACATTAGAGACTGTAATTTTCTGAGCAGGTTTTGTCATCTTTAAAAATCTAATGCTGTGGAGTGAAGGTACAGACAACACAGGAGGTCTGGCCTTTTCCTCCGACTTTATTGACCACCAAACATGAACTGAACACATTGCACGCAAAACCCGGCGAAACCCCTCACCTGGGTATGAGTGGAGCCCTCTGGTGGGCCACCACAATGCAAGATTTTGCCATCGACCTTACACTCTAGTATTCAGAATATTTTAGATTTTCTTATCAAAAGAAAGATAATAACTGTCAAATTTGGTGATATACATATGGAATATTTCTCATGCCAACCAGTGTTAACCAGAATTATTCTTCAAGCAGTCAACTACTACTAAGGTATTTAGCACAGGTTTTGAGATTGTAATTGAAATTGTATTCCAGATCAATAGAAGCAGACACAAGCTTCAAAATTTCTGGTAACTTCTGAGTGGATGTGCTCATTATAAGACAGCTGATTGGTTACAACTGTCCCACCAAAGGGTCAAGACATGATTTTGCAGAATGTACAAATGAATGTGGTGTCTTTAAATCTTACCTGGTTTTTCCTTGCAATAAAGTTTAATGTCCTTCTTAGTCTGTTCCATGCTGACTTGGTTGCTGTGATTACAGATGATGAAGCTTTGCTGCAAATAGACAACGAGACTGGAAGAATAGTTTTGGGCTTTAAAGCTTCCTTTTTCTACCAGAGAGCAGTTTTGGGCATCACATGTGAAAATGCTGCTGATTTGAGAATCCACTGTGCTGCAGGTCACAATGAGATTACAGGAGTCTGAACTGCTGGACACAGAGTCCACTGTCAGGTTAACTGGAGACACTGGATCTGAAGAGTAACAGGCATAGAGTTTTAAAACAAGTCTGTACTGTACCTTATCAACATttcaaaaggaaaatgaaaaacgAGACCTACCTTGGATTATGACCTTGTATTCAGCTACCTTTTGGTCTTGTGCCCCAAACAAGACTGCAGTATAATCTCCACTGTCACTGTGTTGTACATTCTTTAATAGCAAAGAGTAATTTTGTCCAAAGACCTCAGCCCTTCCTGCATATTTGTCAAACATGACTGGATCATTATTAAAATAGCATTTAGCTACATTGTTAGTTTCATTAAATCTCCAgatcaaatcagtttttttGTCTAGTACAACAGATTTCTTTATATCCAGGTGTAAGTCCTTTCCATGGAGGAGAAACACATGTTGGAGccctaaaagaaaaacaacaaacctgaTGTCAGAATCATCTTATTAACATGCAAGTGGAAGTCTCTTAAATTAAATacagtaattttttttagtatttttattattgttttgtcaaCAATTTTGTGTAATCTGTTTATATGTTTAtaattaaacacatttattagTGTAAATATGTTTAATTGTTATTCAGCTGTAATAAAACACCCTTACACCAGATATCTCTAAAATGAATATAGATTTGTGTGTAACTTGCCACACATCGTCCTTCAGTTACTGTTTGTTGAGATCATTTCCAACAATAAAATATGGACTTCACAGATAAACCTTCTTGTGAAAATCAGTTCCTATCAGAAGTTATGACTTCCACACAACTTTGGATGGTGCAGCTCTAATATCTAGAGTTGCCAAATTCATTAAACTATCTCTGCTTCCCTTCATGACAGAAATAGGGAAGCTACAACCCCCCAAACCTTACAGAATGTGTCTGCTCCCAGACCACGTCAAAGAACCAAaccacaaataaataataaataaataaatacatttttatttgtatagcacctttcaagacagaatcacaaagtgctgcacataagattacaagtcataaaaagatttaaaaagagaatataaaacaggcaaaaatttaaccaaaagcagttttaaaaagatgagttttgagttgttttttaaaaacagttactGAGTCCGCAGTTCTTAATGTTAgggggagagagttccacagtctagAGGCCACATtggcaaaagctctatcacccttAGTCCTCCTCTTAGTATTTTTTATAGCAAGTAAGCCCTGATCAGATGACCTCAAAGACCTGCTGGGGACATAGGGCTGTAGCAGATCAAAGATGTAGGCTGGTGCCAGTCCGTGCACAGCTCTGTAGGTCAAGACCAGGATCTTAAAATTGACTCTaagtttaacaggaagccagtgtaactgAGATAACAACGGTGTCACATGTGAGTACTTGTAGGATTTTGTCAAAAGCCTAGCTGCAGcgttttgcacaacctgcagacgATCCAGAGAACCTTTGCTTAGACACAgcgaattacaataatccaagcgtgacgaaataaatgcatgtatagcAATCTCCAGTTCAGAGCGAGATAAAATCGGGCTTAACTTAGccacatttcttaaatgataaaaacaagaccGAACCAGAGATTTCACATGCCCATCCAATGTGAGAGTCGAGTCAAAAGTGACACCTAAATTCCTGATAGAGGATTTAAGATACACTGAAAGAGGACCAAGGGCTTTCACTATCTGGGATAAAAATCTATCGGGGCGCATATGAGGACTTCGGTTTTCCCCTTGTTGAGTTGGAGGAAATTTGCAGCCATCCAACATTTGATCAAATCTAAGCAATCATTCAGATGCAGAAGCTTAGATAAATCCTCGGGCATAAAAGAAACGTACaactgaatatcatcagcataacagtgaTAAGAAATGTCCTCAAAAGAGCCCATTATATGCTGGAGGGGGAGAAGatataattaaaaacaataaaggccccaaaacTGACCCTTGAGGGACACCATAAGTAAGGCAGGTAGAGGATGACCTAAAGTCGGAGACTGTCACAGAAAAGGATCGGTGATGGAGATATGAGGAGAACCACTCCAAGGCAGTTCCAGATACACCAACCCAATTTTGTAGCCTTTCAAGGAGGATGTGGTGGTCAACTGTGTTGAAAGCTGATGTGAGATCCAACATGAGTAGAACAGAACATTTCCCTGCATCATTATTCATCAAGATATCACTAGAGACCCTAAGAAGAGCTGTCTCCGTGGAGTGAAATCGACaaaaaccagactgaaacttATCGTAAATGCCATGTTTATCTAGAGCTGCCATAAGTTGCTTAGCCACAACCTTTTCTAGAAGCTTAGCAGTTAACGGTAATCAGCAATGAAGGAATCACccttgaaaaatgaaatgaagactGAGATAAAGTTATAAAACATTTGAAAGCCTTTCTTAGTATTTCAGACCCTAACTGTCTGCTTGAACATTACACAGTATTTCCtgtttatctattttttttttagtttaaaagcAAAGACTAACTTTGTCTAAATAACTCAATTGTCCTTCACATGTCAAACACGATTGCATCTTTATAATCATAGTTACCAACATTGTTAGTGGTAGTAAATTAAGTTTCTTTTTGTCTACTACAACAGATTTCTTTATATCCACATGTAAGTCTGTTCTATTAAGTACAAACATGTTCTCAGACCCTATAAAGACGTAAAAAATCATGCACTCACACGttatataatttattatatttatattgtctTTTATTATCATTGGAAATTATTGGACAATTAGTTGTTTTACAATAAATTATTAGGCAGCTCTAATAGCTTTCATAGCAGGGTaagattttacagtttttctcatgTGTTGTTGAAAGGTCAAAGTATGAAAAGGTGGCAGCAGTTACTCCTCATCTGTGTCTGAAATCAGCCTGGAACTGCAGTGTTCAATGCTTCTAAAGCTCTGTATTGAAAGCTTTGGTTGTGctggttttattttctctcagaaCCAGGAAAGCTTCTAGCACACAAACTGAGTCACTGCAAGAAACCAGAAGTGACTATTTTAGATGGACTTGTCAAAACTTAATTAGGCTGTCAAAGACACAGCTGTGATTAAACTGTAATGTACTTCAAGACATTAATCAAGTCTTTCACCCGCTGCAATAGTGAACACtattataaaagaaaacatttgcacTTTTCATCTTTGTCAGTTATGTCCCTGTTGATTTAAGGAAGCAGTTGCTATATACTTTGTATATTGTATGTGTGCTAATAATTAGACAATTTTTCCCTACCTTCAGCCTCAGTGCAGGACAGCAACACAAgaatcacaaagaaaaacattctaGAGTCTCGAGGTTTCTCTGAAATCCGACAACGTGGAAGTGTTTTATACCCCTGAAAGCAGAACAGGGTGAGTCCCTTCTCACAGCTGCGTTGTTCCTCTATACTGGCCAACAGTGCAAACGATCTTTGAGCTGTGCTAGTTTTAGCTCTGAGATATCCATGGTTTCACAGTAACACTGCCTTTAAGCAGAAAGAGAAGGCAAAACAGAAGCCATGACTCGTTCCTACAGGTCACATTTAAATGTGCCGCTAATGTGAGAGTCCCGTGCACTGCAGGTCACAGTGAGATTACAGGAGTCTGAGTTTCTAAAGACAGAGTCCAATCAGGCCAATCAAAGCAGAAGAGGTAATATGATGATCTGAATGCATTTAGGCTGCAGGAATTAACTTTATGAAATATCagatgtctgtgggtttttcaTTGATAATGTAAAATTCTGGATTTAGTTCATCCTGGATTTATCCTGTACAGTAGTTATGAACATCCCAAAAATCCCCCCAACTAAATATAAATGAGAACAGTTTATATATTaacagctgaaaataaaaattctaAAGGTATGATCTCCCTGCAGCCCACATCACAAGTCACTCACTGCCCTCTTTTGGTCACATTGAAGAAACACAGAGTTCAGGGTTCAGACCCTGCAttgtgaaaaaagaaatcaaaaacactGCTTTTGTTCTCGTATTTAAGAAAAAACtttaaacacaattttcttTATAAAGTGATACATAGTCTTTATTGTTTACAACCTAATCAGCAAGAAAAAACAAGAGCACTTTTATCGCAGATGTCTTGTCTGACCCATTCATGTCTTTTAGTAAAATAGAACAGCAGTGCCACCATTACAACAAAAGACGTGGTTCAATCTCTAACTTCTATGACTCCAAAATGTGTAACTGAGAAAGAATGCAAGGATGACAGTGTTACAACtgtctcatttttttcttttttcacaacaGCTGGCTGCAGTGTTATTGGGCAAAAGCAACCACAAGACACTTTGTCATCAAGTTTGCAAACACGGTGTTATTGCTTGATTTTTGCATGAAATTGCATTAATTTATCTAAAACTCCATTAAAGAATGCACATGAATGAACATTTTTGCTTTAATGCACAAACATTACATTATTAAAGCTTCAACATTTGAGGCATTTTTTGTTGAAAATCACAATCAGAGATATCAGGCACATCTTGTaatgagtaaaagtaaaaaccaaaaaccaccAAAAACATCTCCCAGATCCACTCACAGGTTTAGCAACAAAGTTTCCTTTGTTATTTGTCACAGTTAACAGGAAGAGGCCCCAACTTTATGTGAAGGGCCAAACATATGGAGACAATTTATTCTTAGTTAATTATGAGTAAAAGATTTAGAATTCAACAGAATGAaaatgtgttattgttattgctCAGCGTTTTAACTTTCCCCATGAACtacagaaatgaaaaagataTAAACATAATGGTTGAAATTGTTTCAGACTATCTGCTTTTTAACATATAATACTGAAGTTTAATCCTTACAGTTACGGTAATATTGCATTCACTTTTAAATAGCTTCATTTGCGGTGACCTCTTCAGGATGTAACACCCTTTAGGTTTTACATGTTAAGCAAAAATGCttgcacaaaaaaaacagatgtagaataaaaaaaagtggaAGTTGCATCTTTTCACAGATCGAgaacaaaaaggagaaatacaattattaGACCAAGAGACAAGCTTGTGTTTGCCATACATCAGTTTGCACCCGAACCTCGTAGCACATTGAAATAGATCTGAATTTCAGCTGAATTCAGCTGTTAAAACAAAATTTAcatagttttgtgttttttccataatTTTATCATAAGATAATGtcaaaaatatatttgtctATCAACAACAATAATTTGCAAAATTATTATGGCTTAAAAGAATCTTAATGATATAATGACTGTAGTTAAATATACACACAGTATGTAATAAAAAACATAGTTTTGCTCTTTGCATGTTTGTGAGTTTTGCCTTGGTGTTCAATTTGAGACAAACTGGACTCACAGAAAAGAAGCATCTATAGCTCTCTGTAACCAAGAAGTGAAACCAGAAAGTGTTTCCACAGAGCCACAGGGCCAGGCTCCATCTCACAGCTGTGTTATTTATGAACTTGGTTAACAAaacagttttatatgtgaatttgAACATGAGACATGACTTTTAGGATACCAGAAAACTGTCAGCATGTCATATTGAATATGCAGCTTGCTGTATTGGGGAAGATAACCAATTTTCATCTTAGGTATATGTTTGAACCCTTTTTTCATTCTTAGGTTACTTTGAATGTTAAATTATGTCAACCCATGTTAAATGATGGTGTCACTTGCTTTCCAGTGTCTCATAAACATtcaaaataatacaaagaagaCAGAAGTGGTAACTTCTAAGATATCAGAGATTGATAGGtttgtctttgatgattttaaaTTAGCTTAACTTTGGGGTTTATAACTTTGTAATTATTAGTTGATCCCTCACACTGAAGACGCACCTTAAACCTGCTTTCTGGAATAGGAATCAGAAATACttcttttgtgtttgctttcaaCATAAAATCTCAGAAAGCAACTTTATCAGGATAAACAACCATTTTATTCACAAAGTGATGCAATGACTTGACTTTTGGCTATTTCATCAAAAATAATTACCTTTATCATAGCTGCTTTGTAAAGTTCTTTTCAAGCAAATTTGCATTGACAttcaaatgtgtaaaatgaaaatgtgataAGTGAATGTATCTGAATTCTCTATTAGTGCTTTTAAACCATGTACTGCATTCTTCATAAAACATTTAcaatttcctgttttaaaaatTTCAAAGTCATCATGATTTCTTTGCAGTGTATAAACTGAACAAAACAGAGATCAATATAAAAAAGTTATGACTTCAAGTTTGTTATTAAAGTGTGGGAGGTCTATGTGCAGTGGGTAAGCACTGcacaatttatttttctttcttaaatttctctacaGTGATGACAGCAACATGATGATCAGACAAACTAAAAATACGACTCTCTTCACCACACAGATGATAGGGACTCACAACCTGCAACACAAAGAAaaggcaaacaaaaaaaccaccaAAAAACAAAGTAGATCCAAACTGTGACTCTCACTAATTTCTCTAACAGAATATGAAAAGCAGTTTCTAACCGTGTTTAATATATGGAAATGATTTAGTTTGCTTATTTTACTCTAAATCCAGTCATTTTTTTATTGATAAACTACagtcaaaaacaataaaacccgCCTCCAAGTTATTAAAATGCACTGCTCAAACAGCTGCTTTAGTGTTAATTAAATTAACTGCAGGTGCACTAGAGAGGCAGAAATGATAGAACCAACAAAACAGCaatggttttacaggtggaCCCACTGACATTTTATCCCTCCTATggttttctgtatgttttttctTACCATTGTCACAGTAAGACTATCACCAATGCTGTCAGGCATGCATACGAGCGTGTGGGAGCCATAGAAGGTACTGAGTACCGTTTTGAGTTGCTCCAATGAAATTTCAGACAAATGGTTTAGCCTGCCCcatcattttttcacttttggCCCTTGGTGTTCAGGGGCCAAAAGTGGCCCTACGTAGATTGATAATTGTTATTTCCATCAAATGATGTGACATCCTTTTATATCTAACACATTACACAGTCACCATCAGTATAGCTATCCAGAATGAGTTTCCCCcattgagatctgatgtgtttccacatatttaaattattttgagcatgtatttttagtttttaattcagTCTTAAGTGTGAGAAGTTTAGTCACACTCATAACTTTTTTCCTCAAAGTTTAGACTGACAGCCTGCAATGACTGTTTTCATAGTGTAGAAATAATTAGTATTCAGACAGACATATTCACAGTTACAGACACATTTTGAAGACCtaacaaatgttattttttaaattacatttttactgtttcatttttgttttctgctttacCGTCAACCCAAGAGTAGCTTGAGAGCAGCTTTTGCCCTGTCCAATTAAAAGTAAGAGAACATATTTTCTGTGAGCATCCAATGCTAGAATagcacaaaaacaatatttatatttttaagtttCCTTGGCAATGCAGCCTACCTCCAAACTCGCCCACTGCCATCTGCTGGTGAGACTGAAGAAACGCATATGTCAGAATTCAAAACCTGCTTAGCCTCTGAAAAACACTTTTTCTCTGGTATGAAATCCTCAAAAAGTTtttaacagcagaaaaaaagcatttctaTTTAGAAACCAGGTGCAGAATTGATGGATTTAACTGAAATCTAGTCAAGATTAGTTGATTATTGTTTACATTACAGTGTTATTTGAATATCCTTAAAGCTCTTTAAAAgtgcattcttttatttttaaagcatcagcaaaccttgttttgttctttattattgtagttGTGATTCTGTCTCTAATAAAGCACCATATGTCACACactaaaacaa comes from the Oreochromis aureus strain Israel breed Guangdong linkage group 18, ZZ_aureus, whole genome shotgun sequence genome and includes:
- the LOC120434530 gene encoding uncharacterized protein LOC120434530, which gives rise to MFFFVILVLLSCTEAEGLQHVFLLHGKDLHLDIKKSVVLDKKTDLIWRFNETNNVAKCYFNNDPVMFDKYAGRAEVFGQNYSLLLKNVQHSDSGDYTAVLFGAQDQKVAEYKVIIQDPVSPVNLTVDSVSSSSDSCNLIVTCSTVDSQISSIFTCDAQNCSLVEKGSFKAQNYSSSLVVYLQQSFIICNHSNQVSMEQTKKDIKLYCKEKPGISICVVKTVVFSVGLIIMVIAVISVHIMEKIKKRK